One genomic region from Nostoc sphaeroides encodes:
- the galE gene encoding UDP-glucose 4-epimerase GalE has protein sequence MSPGKPSILVTGGAGYIGSHAVLALKQAGYNVVILDNLVYGHRDLVEKVLQVELIVGDTGDRALLDHLFKTRDIAAVMHFSAYAYVGESVTDPAKYYRNNVVGTLTLLEAMLTASVKKFVFSSTCATYGVPEFVPIPENHPQNPINPYGATKLMVERILSDFDVAYGFKSVRFRYFNAAGANPSGLLGEDHNPETHLIPLVLMTALGKRESISIFGTDYPTPDGTCIRDYIHVNDLADAHILGLEYLLKGNDSEVFNLGNGSGFSVREVIAATEQVTGVSIPVQERDRRPGDPPILIGASEKARTILGWKPQYPSIEDIVAHAWQWHQKRHK, from the coding sequence ATGTCGCCTGGAAAGCCTAGCATTTTGGTAACGGGGGGAGCTGGATATATTGGTTCTCACGCGGTGCTTGCTTTGAAGCAAGCGGGTTATAACGTTGTCATACTTGATAATCTAGTCTATGGGCATCGTGACCTGGTAGAAAAGGTTTTACAGGTAGAACTGATAGTAGGGGATACAGGCGATCGCGCCTTGCTAGATCACCTATTTAAAACCCGCGATATTGCTGCTGTGATGCACTTTTCTGCTTATGCCTACGTAGGAGAATCGGTGACTGATCCGGCTAAATATTACCGCAATAACGTTGTTGGTACTTTAACCCTCTTAGAAGCGATGCTGACGGCATCTGTGAAGAAATTTGTCTTTTCTTCTACCTGTGCCACCTACGGTGTACCGGAATTTGTACCCATTCCAGAAAATCATCCCCAAAATCCGATTAATCCTTATGGCGCTACAAAGCTAATGGTAGAGCGGATTCTTTCTGATTTTGATGTTGCTTACGGTTTTAAATCAGTGCGTTTCCGCTATTTTAATGCTGCTGGTGCTAATCCCAGTGGCTTGCTGGGTGAGGATCACAACCCAGAAACCCATTTGATTCCCTTGGTGTTGATGACAGCTTTAGGTAAACGAGAATCCATCTCAATTTTCGGCACTGATTACCCTACGCCCGATGGTACTTGTATTCGTGATTATATTCATGTTAACGACTTAGCTGATGCCCATATTTTGGGATTGGAATATTTATTAAAAGGTAACGATAGCGAAGTTTTCAATTTGGGTAATGGTAGCGGTTTCTCTGTCAGAGAAGTAATTGCAGCTACCGAACAGGTGACAGGAGTTTCTATACCAGTACAAGAACGCGATCGCCGTCCTGGTGATCCTCCAATTCTCATTGGCGCCAGCGAGAAAGCCAGAACAATTTTAGGCTGGAAACCTCAGTATCCATCCATCGAAGATATTGTCGCTCATGCGTGGCAGTGGCATCAGAAGCGACATAAATAA